ctcttaaaagaagcgccaaatataaatattgttagagtaggcttgaaaaataaacaagtaagtatggagatacaaggaagtaaggttatatttaccacaatattttgtacaacgtaagttgttgaaattctcaataattaactactttagtcgataatgacattacattttttaactcggcatactacgattgctacattcataccataccctgcgcatccaccagcgccattgtggaggacttttgaactgttatttagcgcatacactggacactttttcaacttttctcccatataagatgactctccttacctctacctatggagggtagaggtaaggagagtcatctgtgtatatgaaaaagtgtcgtcaaaatgtattaaattaggatgacgccacatttgcatcagggtaactcttcaaagaagcgccaaatataaatattgttagagtaggcttgaaaaataaacaaggaagtatggagatacaaggaagtaaggttatatttaccacaatattttgtacaacgtaagttgttgaaattctcaataattaactactttagtcggtaatgacattaaattttttaactcggcatacttcaattcatcaacgattgctacattcataccataccctgtgcatccaccagcgccattgtggaggatttttgaactgttatttagcgcaacaactggacactttttcaacttttctcccatataagatgactctccttacctccaCCCTCCATaatacacatttatattttacacagaGTACATATATTCCCCAGGCCGAGACTAGGCCCAGACTATAAAAGCCGAAGAGAATGTAATACTATGGTGAAAGTGCTATAGAAAAAGAAAGAATGGaaatttaacaacaataaatattcGATAATTTTGAGTGTATTGAAATACCTTTTAAAGATTTGTTATACGATGTGATCCAAAGACAAACTAGATAAGTCCTCAATCTGTCGGAAAGCTGGATGTTTGTCACTCTCAAAACTTTGAAGTTTCGTCCATGTTCATTATAGAGGGTTTTGTCGATTGTTTCGtaagattttaaaacttttttttttattaatttaacgtgTACTGGTTCGTCAAgcaacttataataaatattgtgcttattttattataatataaagaaggAAAAATAGCCGGTAAATATTAATTCCTAATACTTTTATTCTTttcaagtttataattatttttttacaccatATATATTTACggtaactaaaaactaaaatattctgAACACGTTTTTATATTTGCTGTGCTCGTAACCGTATTAAAAGAGATCTGTTTCTTAgttaaaaagatatatataatttaaatacataattcagGTTAGGTATGTATTCTTATACTTGGTTCttttaataggtaaaaaaaaagacttatttGTTAAGTAAAGCAGTAAGAactaatgtaaaatatttattaaaaaaatggagcCTATGTAATAAACTAAGAATGTTACCTTCTTGCGTTTTTGATTTTGATGTCTTATGTAGTTCTTATTCATATAAACATTTACATTCGTCATTGCAATTTGCTCTTAattctcttttaaaaaataaaaatatcttagtaaGATTGTCATTAGATGTTACCTTGCAAGTGTCTTGAAAAGGTTACATAGTACTAACTGTTATGAAAAGTATATTCTTTGCAAACTTTAAAAGTGTTATTTCCTGTACAGCCCAAGCTTAATATAATTGTCACAGGTTCTGGTATCACCAAATACAACTATAAATGAACTAGTAACCATTAAGAAAACCAAAATGCAGGTGAAAATGCATGCAGGATTAGAAGGATTATGTTAATAGCCCATTGGTTAGGACTTCTGCATCCCTATCAGGGGGTCAGAGCCTGATTCCCGGCCAAGCATCTAACTTTTTCAAGTTAGAGGTTCATGTAAAAACCTTGCTCATTGTAAGAGGACACCTCTGTGGTGGGCCGAATGGGTGGATGATAGTATAACATGTCTACCTTATGAGCCAACAAATATTACTTacatagttaaacaaaaaattttgcTTATACAATCAATTCATATCAACTTGGTTTACTTTTccttaatacaattaaaatatcttttaataaatgTGGGTCAAATTGCGCAACAATTAACATTTGCAAGAgcagtaattttaatattatttgatacaTAACTTTCTACTTCTATGTATATTAGAGAGATTGTCATATGACCTTCAGATAGTTAAGGTTAGTAGTAAACTTTCATTTGGTTTCCTGCGAATTCCTGCCCCCTTTCTTGCTCAGTGGTGTGCACTGCGATCTTATGAGTTGAGGTCCTTGTTTCAAACACCAGAAGCAGcatttttggaatttttataattttttaatcttctCTCTCTCTCGTCTGGTTTAATAAATGTGGGTCAAATTGCGCAACAATTAACATTTGCAAGAgcagtaattttaatattatttgatacaTAACTTTCTACTTCTATGTATATTAGAGAGATTGTCATATGACCTTCAGATAGTTAAGGTTAGTAGTAAACTTTCATTTGGTTTCCTGCGAATTCCTGCCCCCTTTCTTGCTCAGTGGTGTGCACTGCGATCTTATGAGTTGAGGTCCTTGTTTCAAACACCAGAAGCAGcatttttggaatttttataattttttaatcttctCTCTCTCTCGTCTGGTTTGATGGGGAGATTTAGAATTCTGGTACAATGTGGCATATAAACCAGTTAGAGGCTAGAGCTATGGTATTAAGGTTAGCCTGCTAGCATCTTAgacattattattacttatcacTGGATAtggtattggaataaaaaaaacaaaattagggTATAAAATTGGGCAGGCTAACTTTTATTGATTAAAGTTCTTCAAAGTCTGGTGTCCTTAGGGTTTTCTCCATGCCAAGAAATAGCTGAAAACTATCTGCATTCAATCCATGCCATGTATGGGAAAGAGtgttttgtctgtttgtttactaCTTTCGGTTCAACCATTGCaccaatttgaatgaaaaaTGACATAGGTATGTATAGCTTGTATCCTggtcattatatacttttatccTGAAAAACACCAAATGCAATCGCTGCGCGCGCGCATGAAATCGCTGATAACAGCTATTAATTTTCGACTTATTAATATGATTAGAATGTCATCACTAAAATTCAAGTGGCAGGCCTTAGTGTGCAGTCAAGCCAATGCCATTTGCAAGATAAGATCTTGTCTCATCTATGAATATGATGAAGCACTATTATTTGTAACGGTACTGAATGTTTATAGTCACGTAAATACCTTACTAGTCAGGAACGTGACGTCATAAAGTGGGTGTGTCGTGACGCACTGAATCGTGCGAGTCGTGGGCCAATTGAAGCCTATTTGTGCTAATAATAGTAGTGCTATGCCAGTGACAGTGAACCTTTGGCACAACTGTCGTTCATGCTACTCTCGAAGAAAAATCCCTCCATTACAGAGTTTCTTCTTTTCAACctcttatttatttgaataaaacaaaGATTTACCAATGCAAATTCTATCagtcaacataattttaataggAAAAAACGccctatttttgaaaaaaacacCCTAAGCTTGGGATAACCTCATTGATCTATTGCTTagcgtgttatatatatatatactgcgGTTCACGAACCCGTGGGATCGATTCGGGGTCTGGTGAATAATTAGGGTTTTGTTGTtggtacacaaatctctaaacgtaacaaaattaaaagtttcaaaAGTATAGATGACGTTAATTTCACTGTGTTCTACATGGAAAagaatagtattatttttagatCTTTCTGTTTAGTGtaaaacagaattggcaccagtATCAGCCCAACCCGTGTTTAAAGAGAGCATCTTAAAAAGTCGCAACGCGTCGGtgctgtttattttattatttgttagtgATAATGAAATAAACGTTCAGACGTAAAAATCGActtcgttttttaatttatgataattttttttgcagttttccatacttatttttgtttgtaaagaaCGAGGTATTTGGTAATTAGTTTTttccttataatataaataatattaaaaggctCTAATAAAAAGGTTTGCCATCCCTGTACGAGGATGTGGTTGCGGTATTGGCGGGCCAagctcatttatttttaagaggTTTGTTATGAAGTTGCCTTGAATTGCGTCgctaaataattaattctgaTTCCTTTTCCTTGAAGTTTAATTAAACGGCACGATCATTGCTATAGGTAAATATTAGTAGATTAGCAAAACGAAGTGTTCATACGGCAAAGTAAGCCAAGTCGGTACGTTTCTTCCATATTCTTAAAATGTTCTCGGATTTAGTTTGGTTGTGGGGGTTGGGCTAAAATCAGTTAGATATTGGATTTTACCGTAGAAATTCTCATTTCCAGCTCCGAAAATTCCTGCGTTgctcccggttattatcactaaaacgTGGTAAAAAACGTACGTAATTACGTTAAAGTACGCATTAGCGCAGAGTTGAAGGTGTAATCATATAATTCCTCTCTCTTATACAAGTTTATAGTCGGCGAAAGGGATAGCATGACATcgccttttataaatctattatttaatggCGTGCGTTgtagatacataaataatttttgctATTGACGATTTACAACTCAAGGTTatgatttttaaatcaatatcatTTCATGGAAGCGGCGATAGCATAatggcttcggctttcctttcgtggagaccgagttcgagccctaGCACGTACCactaaattttcggagttatgtgcgtttcttaatttaagcaatttaaatatcacttgctttaaacggtgaaggaaaaaatcgtgataaaaacctgcatgccttagttctccataaagttctagggcgtgtaaagtctataAACCTATAGActatagactacggcctaagcccttctcattcttaaaCAAGACGCGGAAAATCCTAGTTTGGGGTCCAGGGTAATATAAGAAAAAGTtgtactttaattaaataaaaactattattatcgAAATTgactctcacgcccgtgtatAGGATATATATAggcaaaacaacattaatatagatacatatagAGTAATACACATAGATATACTGTACATGAATACATATTTGGCGGGCGGATTACCGGGCGGAGGATTACACCCAGGCAGGGAGGACCAGAAGGCCGGCatggtgattacgtatctcgcaaTCTTGCAATctctgctgtcaaacgtcacttttgtttatttacggtatggaaaagtgacgtttgtttatttgttgtatGGAAAAGTGCTGTCaaacagcagtgattgcaagatttacgcctgtctcaagagatttaattttttttttaataagaatttaaaaaagacataaaaacacttaaaaatgtataagaagaaacatccaccctccgcttgcggggcttttgaatgcccaagcaaccggcggtgagggctccagagtgaggaatttcctcacaatacgcgccgtttcaaggaatACTCCGTTCTGTATCAGactcttgatccaacaaccaagcgaaagcttcttagatgttggtcgaagcttttcgcgagaacaTCATTGACTGAAgggacgatcggaacaataacggtcgactcaacattccacatggcggtaatctcgtgagcgtGGTCCAAGTTTTCTTtttagtcgttacagtcttgacagactggtcgtggtcgtcatctgggtgttgtggctcgcttgacaatccTTCGCCACTCTTTTCTAACGGTTGcttttcttgcgcattcatgtagaggagcctcgattgtgacCTTCACTttgtccgtccatctcatcggtgatttaccgcgtgctctggtaccttctactttccCTTGAACCACAAGACGCTAAATGGACACGTTattacgcctggacacgtgaccgaagaaactaaGAGTTCGCGCTTGAACTGCAGAAAATAGGCGCTGTTTGATGCTGAGTTCATCAAGAATTGATTCATTAGTACGGAACATGTTCCAGGTCACTCCCAACactctcctccagcaccacatctcaagagcATCTATTCTTTTCTTCTCAGTCTCCCTCAGGGTCCACGTCTCCGAAGCGTAGAAAAATATGGGGAATATCAGTGCTTTAACTAGCCGGATCTTTGGGGCTTTCGTTATATAACGATTCCTCCATATCCTTTGCAACTTGTCCATAGCCGATCTAAACATTGCCATACGTCGCTTGATCTCGTCAATGCAGCCACCATTATTggaggtccaagtatttagatactttttccttttcagctttcaccagattatcgtcgtGTGAAATAGTAATGtcttattatgattattataattattctgagaggatacccgGCAGTGGatcggttatgggttgatgatggtgaATTTCTTGCAGATAAAAATGGAGGCGCTAAGCGATATCCTACTGCCGTACAAGGAGCCGGTGTCCCAAGTGACACGCTTCGTCACCATCGGGCAGATGTTCTCTGGCTCGTTCATCTGCTACGATATCTACAAGCAGGGCAGCACTAAGGGCGTTGGCATCATGCCATTCGTCGGCGGCCTTATTATGTGAGTTGCACACTTCATacatatagattaaaaaaaaaaccccgactaattttgttatgggctcttcttagaccagggcgtgtttggaacccgcgtagctttaggttaaagtttgcgaacgaagttatcaccgtccccttacaattatgttaacatgtaagtatgaacgctacataagtgcctgtgattggcctaagtacataaataaagaaatagagGCACTGTAGCCTACGCCACGCCTACACGtttacacacattttatacatgtGTTGTTGAACGTGTACTTGGCTTGAGGCACTACAGAGCCTCcggattttgaatttgaaaatttgaatttaatttgaacatATGCTGTAGCTGCACAAGGAGCCGCAGGGTAATTACGTATCTCGCTACAGgtatgcgacaggcgtaaatcttgcaatcactgctgtcaaacgtcaattttccatacaataaataaacaaaagtgacgtttgacagcagtgattgtaatatttacgcctgtcgcatacCTGtggcgagatacgtaatcaccctgccggtctccCAAGTGACACGCTTCGACACCATTCTCGGGTTCGTGCATAtgctacattttttaaaattatacacaggtgtttttttttatcttcgaaTATCGATATATATCTTCTTTAATATATCCGATTCTCAGTATCTCTTATTCATCGTACTAATTTAAGTTTTCtacattgttattattatttattatttttttaaatttttggtttCCACTATCAATCTGGTCCTCCCAACGTCTCGTGCTACGTACGCATGGCTTATTTCCTTCGATATTCCCAGTGGAcatcaagttagcccttgactgcaatctcacttggtgttaagttacgatgcagtctaagatagtagcgggctaacctgttagggagtatagtgtAGTcacagttgcgtgcatagaggatggCGCGTATTGAagaattttcttcattttatatcatctgcatacgctgtgcatacccttaatgcacgccactgtgtagtcataccccaaataggaatctacgcgacatcggatcactaaatcgcttagcggcacggccAAAggaccaaaccagaccagaaaaaattcagaaattctaattcatttatttcaagtaggcctactttataagcacttttgaaacgtcaagtatgtatgtttgtagtgactctaccaccggttcggaaagcagattctaccgagaagagccggcaagaaacttagtagttgttcttttccaacatcaacatttacaatcattttactatcttgcgggagatgagagcgaggctggctgcttccaatctaccttgtcattgaggaattcatcaaatgtataataacctcgctgtacaagatgcgtttttacacattttttaaatgtatgcattggtaggtcaagtattttcttaggaatcatgttgtaaaagcgtatactcaaccccacaaaggagttctgcacctttcgcagacgatatgcagattattactaatttatgtccgtttctggtaagtcgattgttaatttcagctttttgtttataaggaccaatattttgtctcaaaaagactatattattattatagatatattgcgaagctactgtaagaatacctatttgtttaaatttttcacgtagcgattcgcgtgatccaagtttatatattgatcgtacggctcttttctgtagtataaatatactttcaatatctgcagcttttccccacagtaagatcccataggacataatactgtgaaagtatgcgaaataaacaagcctagctgtttcaaaatcggtaagctgtctaattttcctcattgcatatgcagctgagctgagtttactcgctaggctttctatatgggtaccccactgtagcttacaatctaaggtcactcctagaaaaacagtgcagttttcttttttaagtgtttctctatttattatgatgtttttatcaaatttttttacgttaggcaaaactaattccaaacacttgattttttttgcatttaaaagtaagttattaacagtaaactaGTCTGACACATGCGacaagcacggtttacgtcgtcaaaattatctttgtttctatcagtcttaaaaatgagagatgtatcatctgcaaacagtacaatgtcacaagtgcccctgacatggtgtggtagatcatttatatacaccagaaacaataagggacccaaaattgagccttgtgggataCCCATTAAGatagatgatcccttagactttgtgtcttttacgcataccctttgaattctatcacttagataagaggcaattaaattgagtgcaacgtttttgatgccatagtggcttagttttaataacaacgttttgtgttcaacgcaatcgaatgctttggacagatcacagaaaacaccaatggcattctgcgaacgttcccaggcatcgtaaatatgctttataagtgttgcgcctgcatccgttgtactacaacctttagtgaagccgtactgctccggatgaagtaagttatttacattaaaatgatttaaaagttggtgaagtataattttttcaaaaaccttactaagagttggcaagattgaaataggcctgtaattgttaaggtaatttttatgaccggatttaaaaaggggtattaatttactacatttcattaggttcggaaaaatacccatgtcaacacattcattaaaaattacggctagataaggggcaataacgtcaataatgttagaaatgaccatcaccgacataccccacagaccACCggatcagaaattataaattcccaaattgcccctgtcgggaatcgaacccgggattaCCGATACGCGGTTGCCACTCCGGAACACGTCTGCCacaacggccatcggtcctacgacagacatgacccgtccactgccacttcaatttgcttatcctttgagctgTCTCCGTGACTTTGGTTCTCCTACGGATTTCGTCGTTGCGAATTtatcccgaagagagactcccaacatagctaGCTCGCTTCATAGCGCGGTaaaggtactttttttttacacctaCACCGCCGAGGGTAAATAATATGGCCTTTGTTATGAACGGCTTAACAGCTGCATTGATCTTGgcaaaattttgtatagagatAGCTAACTTAGATATTTCTTATCCCGGGAAAAATAGTTACCgcgatattttgaaaaatatgaaacaaacaagcaaagtcgcgggcaacagctagttcataATGTTAGTATGTATCGCATCGGTTGATTACAAATAATTGTCAAGGGATTTAAGAGGTAGTCATACAATACGTAATAGTATTTAACAGTATCAGTACTGTTGGGCGATTAACTTCACCAACACTGTTAATGTAAAAACTACTCTAACTGTGTGGCGATAGGTTGTAATTTACTCGTCTTCATAACTGCCTTTGCGTGTTTTaagtatatgtaaaaaaaaaacttgtgtgtacttatgtacctacacgcgttagaagtacATAAATagtaatacttctttggcgtaaaaaaattaaaatctttccaaaaagtttatttttcgcCTTATTTTACGTCAGTAGAAAAAACGTCACTAACAACGTATTTAAatcattgaaagttttattataacgcattatctagttatctcattatcggacaaccaagtttcaacTTTCACTCAAAAATTGAGATTTCAgtaggtacaattaaatcaattaaatcaccggaatgagcccgcagtgtacactgtcaaacctttttttttaaactaaaaggttgactatagctaacttcaggatgTCGGTTTttcggtgtgcgcgcgcgccGTAAAAATTTACCCTCATTATTTTCCCCTAACGCAACTGGCCAAAATTATCCATGATCTTACTCTATGCAAATAAGAtgttactccgatgttcaagtatttccatactcaaaAACAACTCCccgattgcgagcgagcgaaTCTTGTAAGTATTAAGGCCGTATCTTTAGTTATAAATTGATGCGCATTGATAATGATAAAgtgataataaattgataagtGGAACAGAAGACCGCGACACTAATAGGACGAAAGAATGGATGTATGGGATCTTGTATGGGGCAGAGCATAGAGCATagtgtagtataaatatagtttctatatcagctaCATTTATAcctactacagaaaagagctgtgcgaccGAGATATAACCTTGATCACACGATTACCTACTACAGTAcctacttacagtagcttcgcaatatatttattagcttttcaagggaaacaaacagtattattacacataaaagtaatgccgtatttttgtatcacataaaccaatgaagtttccacttggttggttggttatacatataatacgataacatcaaccacaattgcttaggaataaggacctagcaagcaattattatacaaaaaaagaaaaaaataataatttaattaaaacaaaaatgaaaaacaaaaactttaaagctatatatagtacttattttgtcataataaatttcctaaaagtgccaattttaacatgaaaaatgtccgtcttacaatatttgttgttaaaagcattgcacgcacgagataaaaagttatatttatataatgtttattaaccAAAACTACcaaaattagtatttataaaaaaaagtcgatatacgagtacaacgtgtaacagagttatgaaataatattgtaggaaggaaggaatcaccctgtaaaaatgtACAGCACACACAGCACAtgcagcacatttatttttccacacaaacgaattgaaaacattcttagtgtttatttgacaaccctattaaagataaaaggccgaaacgcgcatagtacgcaacgcgtacctaataatgtgacaggagtcacatgatattaattttggtgatttaaaaataacaaaattcatatgtttgaagtaggcctaattaataagcacttttgttaCGTCATgaaagtctgtttgttgtaactctaccaccggtacggaaggcaaatgctaccgagaagagccggcaagaaactcagcaggtcagctttttccaacatcattttacgtCATTTTATGAATTTTCACATAGACACCTAactcttcaaattcaaaatttcttttttcatgtaggcctatcacaggcgaAGTATAAAgcgtacatacatatatgtttacataattgtaagtggatggtgataacttcgttcgccaacttaaacctaaagctacgagggttacaaacgcgccctggtctaagaagagcccacaacaaacttagccgggtaaatttttttttgttatcaccatctcacattaaatttatattaagctatgaagctagatcaattcacacccaaacttttttatcgtttaagtaatccttaatgttataatagtatttttctgtaattttacgtttacgtttacgttttttatacttattgagagacatctcaaagatttcatttggtaattttttataaaataatatacatattttataacaaattaccaaatttgTTGAATGAATTTgtacaattttgtgtagcctagtaaactgcacaaccagtttatttttgcttctaatattaatattgttacagtttttttttttttttttgttatatttttacatttttccaCAGGAGCATCCTAAACTTGAAGTTCGGTTTCATACTCCGAGACGATACGATGATCCAGGTCAACTTCATGGGTCTAGCGTTGAACATTATATATCTCATGATATACTACACGTACGCTAGGAATAAGGGCACGGTATGGATGCAGATGGGTCTTGGAGGTGCGTTCGCGGCCGCTTTGATTGGATACTCTGAAATGGAAGACCCTAAACTAGTGGAGTCCAGATTCGGGATGATCATAACAGTGTTTATGTTCTATTTGATTGCGTCGCCTCTTTTCGGCTTGGTGAGTGatatattttaaggtttttttttttaacaaataaataaatttactacgaaaataaacacatcgccccaaagtatttatatgaatatttttatgaatatttttatgaataatatacataaacacttataatattcatataaacacccagacactgaagaacattcatgttcatcacacaaacattttccagttgtgggaattccTTAGACCCaaaaagcaaggtcgctgcccactgcaccaatcggcggTCCAATGTTTCCTTTAGGATCGACTCACCATGGCTTGATCCTATATGAAACACTCACAAATCACTAGTTAGCATCTAAAgtagatgttaactttacattgtaaagtcaacatgtccTTTAGATGCTAcgatgtcggagcgaaacgtgtgtagaaggtacattgctaagatcggtttgg
The Pararge aegeria chromosome 6, ilParAegt1.1, whole genome shotgun sequence genome window above contains:
- the LOC120624375 gene encoding sugar transporter SWEET1, which encodes MEALSDILLPYKEPVSQVTRFVTIGQMFSGSFICYDIYKQGSTKGVGIMPFVGGLIMSILNLKFGFILRDDTMIQVNFMGLALNIIYLMIYYTYARNKGTVWMQMGLGGAFAAALIGYSEMEDPKLVESRFGMIITVFMFYLIASPLFGLREIIRKQSTEGMPFPMILSGTVVTFMWFLYGIILKNKFLVLQNVVVFSLCAFQLALFAIYPSKPKEAKKEKIKAKKTK